In Streptomyces sp. SID8374, one genomic interval encodes:
- a CDS encoding glycerophosphodiester phosphodiesterase family protein, whose product MSAAPRRRSVLLATAAVTAAATAAATAPAVASAPAPGPRHPSGPLVIGHRGAAGWRPEHTADSYTCAVRAGADWIEPDLVPTKDHVLVVRHENEIGGTTDVGGRPEFADRRTTRTVDGKAVTGWFTEDFTLRELKTLRTVERLPLVRNRNTVFDGRGRVMTFQEVIDLARRLSKESGRRIAVFPETKHPTYFRAIGLPLEEELIRVIRRNRLTARECVVQSFEPSSLHRFAAARLGLPLWQALGTSGGPYGHAVTYKDMMSPAGLREIASYAQWIGPDKSSLVPPHTLLADAHAAGLKVGAYTFRAENQYLPAAHRRGTAPNDFGDAFAEYAFHYGQGVDAVVTDFPDIAVQAREELRG is encoded by the coding sequence ATGTCCGCTGCACCGAGGCGTCGTTCGGTCCTCCTGGCCACCGCGGCCGTCACCGCCGCCGCCACCGCCGCCGCCACCGCCCCCGCCGTCGCGTCGGCCCCCGCGCCGGGCCCCCGCCATCCCTCCGGCCCCCTGGTGATCGGCCACCGAGGGGCGGCGGGCTGGCGCCCCGAGCACACCGCCGACTCGTACACCTGTGCCGTACGGGCCGGGGCCGACTGGATCGAGCCGGACCTCGTACCGACGAAGGACCATGTCTTGGTCGTGCGGCACGAGAACGAGATCGGCGGGACCACGGATGTCGGCGGGCGGCCGGAATTCGCGGACCGCCGCACCACGAGGACCGTGGACGGCAAGGCGGTGACCGGCTGGTTCACGGAGGACTTCACGCTGCGCGAGCTGAAAACGCTGCGCACGGTGGAGCGGCTGCCGCTGGTCCGCAACCGGAACACGGTCTTCGACGGCCGGGGGCGGGTGATGACCTTCCAGGAGGTGATCGACCTGGCCCGGCGGCTGTCCAAGGAGTCGGGCCGGCGGATCGCGGTCTTCCCGGAGACCAAGCACCCGACGTACTTCCGCGCGATCGGGCTGCCGCTGGAGGAGGAGCTGATCCGGGTGATCCGCCGCAACCGGCTGACCGCCCGGGAGTGCGTCGTCCAGTCCTTCGAACCGTCCAGCCTGCACCGCTTCGCCGCCGCCCGGCTCGGCCTCCCCCTCTGGCAGGCGCTGGGCACGAGCGGCGGCCCTTATGGTCACGCGGTCACCTATAAGGACATGATGAGCCCGGCCGGGCTGCGCGAGATCGCGTCGTACGCGCAGTGGATCGGGCCGGACAAGTCCTCCCTGGTCCCGCCGCACACGCTCCTCGCGGACGCGCACGCGGCGGGCCTGAAGGTGGGCGCGTACACCTTCCGCGCGGAGAACCAGTACCTCCCGGCCGCCCACCGCCGGGGTACCGCGCCGAACGACTTCGGCGACGCGTTCGCCGAGTACGCCTTCCACTACGGGCAGGGCGTGGACGCGGTGGTGACGGACTTCCCGGACATCGCGGTGCAGGCGCGGGAGGAACTGCGCGGTTAA
- a CDS encoding DNA starvation/stationary phase protection protein translates to MSPARTPRYTVPGLGVDEGRQVIDLLTLRLHALNDLALTLKHIHWNVVGPHFIAVHEMLDPQTAAVRDMADAAAERISALGGEPQGTPGVLVKERTWDDYSVGRADAIAHLGALDLVYTGIIEDHREAVEKAGELDPVTEDLLIEHLRGLEQFQWFVRAHLESSSGTLSNAGADTEEAAAAAASPKRTTAKRTPAKKTALPTPAKKTAGTAAKKTAKKTASKRTTR, encoded by the coding sequence ATGTCCCCCGCACGCACCCCCCGCTACACCGTCCCCGGCCTCGGCGTCGACGAGGGCCGTCAGGTCATCGACCTCCTGACGCTGCGCCTGCACGCGCTCAACGACCTCGCCCTGACGCTCAAGCACATCCACTGGAACGTGGTCGGGCCGCACTTCATCGCCGTCCACGAGATGCTGGACCCGCAGACCGCCGCCGTACGGGACATGGCCGACGCGGCCGCCGAGCGCATCTCCGCCCTCGGCGGCGAGCCGCAGGGCACGCCGGGCGTCCTGGTCAAGGAGCGCACCTGGGACGACTACAGCGTCGGCCGCGCCGATGCCATCGCCCACCTCGGCGCCCTGGACCTGGTCTACACGGGGATCATCGAGGACCACCGCGAGGCGGTCGAGAAGGCCGGCGAACTCGACCCGGTCACCGAGGACCTGCTCATCGAGCACCTGCGGGGGCTGGAGCAGTTCCAGTGGTTCGTCCGCGCCCACCTGGAGAGCAGCTCCGGCACCCTGTCGAACGCCGGCGCCGACACCGAGGAGGCGGCGGCCGCCGCCGCGTCCCCGAAGCGGACGACCGCCAAGCGCACCCCGGCGAAGAAGACCGCGCTGCCCACGCCCGCCAAGAAGACGGCGGGGACGGCGGCCAAGAAGACCGCCAAGAAGACGGCGAGCAAGCGCACCACGCGCTGA
- the tkt gene encoding transketolase, with amino-acid sequence MAPPNAPEAPDGPDRGRDPKLALPVADAAGWGPLDVRAVDTVRLLAADAVQKAGHGHPGTAMSLAPLAYLLFQQVMRHDPADDQWLGRDRFVLSCGHSSLTLYIQLYLSGYGMELEDLKALRTWGSSTPGHPEYRHTRGVEITTGPLGQGLASAVGMAMAARRERGLLDPDAPAGTSPFDHHVYVVASDGDLMEGVTSEASSLAGHQELGNLVVFYDSNHISIEDDTDIAFSEDVTARYAAYGWHVQTVDFTRTGDYVEDVDALLAAVEAAKNETGRPSLILLRTIIGWPAPTKQNTGKAHGSALGDDEVAATKKLLGFDPDADFTVEDDVLKHVRAVRERGAEAHRAWEPSYQRWRSDNPGRAALLDRLLEQKFPDGWTDSLPVFDADPKGIATRKASGDVLTALAPVLPELWGGSADLAGSNNTTMEGEPSFVPEGKQTGEFPGNPYGRTLHFGIREHAMGAVLNGIALQSLTRPYGGTFLIFSDYMRPAVRLAALMKLPVTYVWTHDSIGLGEDGPTHQPVEQLAALRAIPGLDVVRPADANETSVCWRTVLEHHDRPAGLALTRQPLPVLERGEGEGAYAPASGAARGGYVLADSRKETPDVILIGTGSEVHIALEARELLAAEGHDARVVSLPCREWFADQPYAYQDEVLPPAVRARVSVEAAVAQGWRDVVGDAGRMVSLEHFGASAPYERLYEEFGITPRAVADAALASIRDAAGPVRPGGERAGATPTEGGTADAG; translated from the coding sequence ATGGCACCCCCCAACGCCCCCGAAGCGCCGGACGGCCCGGACCGCGGCCGCGACCCGAAGCTGGCCCTGCCGGTCGCGGACGCGGCGGGCTGGGGCCCCCTCGACGTCCGTGCCGTCGACACCGTGCGGCTGCTCGCCGCCGACGCCGTGCAGAAGGCGGGCCACGGCCACCCCGGCACCGCGATGAGCCTGGCCCCGCTGGCGTACCTGCTCTTCCAGCAGGTCATGCGCCACGACCCGGCCGACGACCAGTGGCTCGGCCGCGACCGCTTCGTGCTCTCCTGCGGCCACTCCAGCCTCACCCTCTACATTCAGCTGTACCTGAGCGGTTACGGCATGGAGCTGGAGGACCTGAAGGCGCTGCGCACCTGGGGCTCCTCCACCCCCGGCCACCCGGAGTACCGCCACACCCGGGGCGTCGAGATCACCACCGGGCCGCTCGGCCAGGGGCTCGCCTCCGCCGTCGGCATGGCCATGGCGGCCCGCCGCGAGCGCGGCCTCCTCGACCCCGACGCACCGGCCGGCACCAGCCCCTTCGACCACCACGTGTACGTCGTCGCCTCCGACGGCGACCTCATGGAAGGCGTGACGTCCGAGGCCAGTTCGCTGGCCGGACACCAGGAGCTGGGCAACCTCGTCGTCTTCTACGACTCGAACCACATCTCCATCGAGGACGACACCGACATCGCCTTCAGCGAGGACGTGACCGCCCGCTACGCCGCGTACGGCTGGCACGTCCAGACGGTCGACTTCACCCGCACCGGCGACTACGTGGAGGACGTCGACGCCCTCCTCGCCGCCGTCGAGGCCGCGAAGAACGAGACCGGCCGCCCCTCCCTGATCCTGCTGCGCACGATCATCGGCTGGCCCGCCCCGACCAAGCAGAACACCGGCAAGGCCCACGGCTCCGCGCTCGGCGACGACGAGGTCGCGGCCACCAAGAAGCTGCTCGGCTTCGACCCGGACGCCGACTTCACCGTCGAGGACGACGTACTGAAGCACGTCCGTGCGGTACGGGAGCGGGGCGCCGAGGCCCACCGCGCCTGGGAGCCCTCCTACCAGCGGTGGCGCTCCGACAACCCCGGGCGCGCCGCACTCCTGGACCGGCTGCTGGAGCAGAAGTTCCCCGACGGGTGGACCGACAGCCTGCCCGTCTTCGACGCCGACCCCAAGGGCATCGCCACCCGCAAGGCCTCCGGCGATGTGCTGACCGCACTGGCGCCCGTGCTGCCCGAGCTGTGGGGCGGCTCGGCCGACCTCGCGGGCAGCAACAACACCACCATGGAGGGCGAGCCGTCCTTCGTACCGGAGGGGAAGCAGACGGGCGAGTTCCCGGGCAACCCCTACGGCCGCACGCTCCACTTCGGCATCCGCGAGCACGCCATGGGCGCCGTCCTCAACGGCATCGCGCTCCAGAGCCTCACCCGCCCCTACGGCGGTACGTTCCTGATCTTCAGCGACTACATGCGCCCGGCCGTCCGCCTCGCCGCCCTGATGAAGCTGCCGGTCACCTACGTCTGGACCCACGACTCCATCGGCCTCGGCGAGGACGGCCCCACCCACCAGCCGGTGGAGCAGCTGGCCGCCCTCCGCGCGATCCCCGGCCTCGACGTCGTACGGCCCGCCGACGCCAACGAGACCTCCGTCTGCTGGCGCACCGTCCTGGAGCACCACGACCGCCCCGCCGGCCTCGCCCTCACCCGGCAGCCGCTGCCGGTCCTGGAGCGGGGCGAGGGCGAAGGCGCCTACGCCCCCGCCTCCGGAGCGGCCCGGGGCGGCTACGTCCTCGCCGACAGCCGCAAGGAGACGCCCGACGTCATCCTCATCGGCACCGGCTCCGAGGTCCACATCGCCCTGGAGGCGCGCGAGTTGCTGGCCGCCGAGGGCCATGACGCGCGGGTGGTCTCCCTGCCCTGCCGCGAGTGGTTCGCCGACCAGCCGTACGCGTACCAGGACGAGGTCCTGCCGCCCGCGGTACGGGCCAGGGTCAGCGTCGAGGCGGCCGTCGCCCAGGGCTGGCGGGACGTCGTCGGCGACGCGGGCCGCATGGTCAGCCTGGAGCACTTCGGCGCGTCCGCCCCCTACGAGCGCCTGTACGAGGAGTTCGGCATCACCCCGCGCGCGGTGGCCGACGCCGCCCTGGCGAGCATCCGCGACGCGGCGGGCCCCGTCCGGCCCGGCGGGGAGCGCGCCGGAGCCACTCCGACCGAAGGCGGCACCGCCGACGCCGGCTGA
- a CDS encoding superoxide dismutase: MATYTLPELPYDYAALEPVINPQIIELHHDKHHAAYVKGANDTLEQLEEARDKEAWGAINGLQKNLAFHLSGHILHSIYWHNMTGDGGGEPLAADGVGDLADAITESFGTFAGFKSQLTKASATTQGSGWGVLAYEPLSGKLIVEQVYDHQGNVGQGSVPILVFDAWEHAFYLQYKNQKVDFIEAMWQVVNWQDVAKRYAAAKERADVLLLAP, from the coding sequence ATGGCCACGTACACGCTCCCGGAACTCCCGTACGACTACGCGGCGCTCGAACCGGTCATCAACCCGCAGATCATCGAGCTGCACCACGACAAGCACCACGCCGCGTACGTCAAGGGCGCGAACGACACCCTGGAGCAGCTGGAGGAGGCCCGCGACAAGGAGGCCTGGGGAGCCATCAACGGCCTCCAGAAGAACCTCGCGTTCCACCTCTCCGGCCACATCCTGCACTCGATCTACTGGCACAACATGACGGGCGACGGCGGCGGCGAGCCCCTCGCGGCGGACGGCGTGGGCGACCTCGCCGACGCGATCACCGAGTCCTTCGGCACGTTCGCGGGCTTCAAGTCCCAGCTCACGAAGGCCTCGGCCACCACCCAGGGCTCCGGCTGGGGCGTGCTCGCGTACGAGCCCCTCAGCGGCAAGCTCATCGTGGAGCAGGTCTACGACCACCAGGGCAACGTGGGCCAGGGCTCGGTCCCGATCCTGGTCTTCGACGCCTGGGAGCACGCCTTCTACCTCCAGTACAAGAACCAGAAGGTCGACTTCATCGAGGCGATGTGGCAGGTCGTCAACTGGCAGGACGTGGCCAAGCGTTACGCCGCCGCCAAGGAGCGCGCGGACGTGCTGCTGCTCGCCCCCTGA
- a CDS encoding metalloregulator ArsR/SmtB family transcription factor gives MEPPSGAASPSASGLAPASDDEASAFRALADPTRRQILEDLRGGELAAGEIASRFSISAPSISRHLGVLKGAGLVTERRDANRILYSLAEERLAMCVGRFLSAVCPEQIVLRHTKWRPSPEGDAS, from the coding sequence ATGGAACCACCCTCCGGCGCTGCCTCTCCCTCCGCCTCCGGCCTTGCCCCCGCTTCCGATGACGAGGCGAGCGCCTTCCGCGCGCTGGCCGACCCCACCAGGCGCCAGATCCTGGAGGATCTGCGCGGGGGCGAGCTGGCCGCCGGGGAGATCGCGAGCCGGTTCTCGATCAGCGCCCCGTCCATCTCGCGCCATCTGGGCGTCCTCAAAGGGGCCGGGCTCGTCACCGAGCGCCGTGACGCCAACCGCATCCTCTACTCGCTCGCCGAGGAGCGCCTCGCCATGTGCGTGGGGCGCTTCCTGAGCGCGGTGTGCCCCGAACAGATCGTGCTCCGCCACACGAAGTGGCGCCCCTCCCCCGAAGGCGACGCCTCATGA
- a CDS encoding DUF2071 domain-containing protein, protein MIRPRLSSTIERRLLVNYRVDPHVAAALLPAPLRPQLVRGQAVAGICLLRIGGVRPGWAPAVTGLTSENAAHRISVEWDGPDGVERGVYIPRRDTASRLNAFAGGRIYPGEHGRADFTVREEADAVRVAFATRDGEVEVDATVEPAEELRGSGLFTDLAEASEFFRLGSRGLSPNAGGTHLDVLELSTDAWKVTAGRPRTVRSSFFEDPDRFPPGSAVLDSALVMRGVAADWSQGEPMRVGCGAGVA, encoded by the coding sequence ATGATCCGGCCCCGGCTCTCCAGCACCATCGAACGCCGCCTTTTGGTGAACTACCGGGTGGACCCGCACGTCGCGGCGGCCCTGCTGCCCGCGCCGCTGCGGCCCCAACTGGTGCGCGGCCAGGCGGTGGCGGGCATCTGCCTGCTCCGGATCGGCGGCGTCCGCCCCGGCTGGGCCCCGGCGGTGACCGGGCTGACCAGCGAGAACGCGGCGCACCGGATCTCCGTCGAGTGGGACGGCCCGGACGGTGTGGAGCGCGGCGTCTACATCCCGCGCCGTGACACCGCCTCCCGCCTCAACGCCTTCGCGGGCGGCCGGATCTACCCCGGTGAGCACGGCCGGGCGGACTTCACGGTGCGGGAGGAGGCCGACGCGGTACGGGTGGCCTTCGCGACCCGGGACGGTGAGGTGGAGGTCGACGCGACGGTGGAGCCGGCCGAGGAGCTGCGCGGGAGCGGGCTGTTCACGGACCTGGCGGAGGCGTCGGAGTTCTTCCGCCTGGGCAGCCGGGGCCTCTCCCCCAACGCCGGGGGCACGCACCTGGACGTCCTCGAACTCTCCACGGACGCCTGGAAGGTGACGGCGGGCCGGCCCCGTACCGTACGCTCCTCGTTCTTCGAGGACCCGGACCGCTTCCCGCCCGGCAGTGCGGTGCTGGACAGCGCCCTGGTGATGCGGGGCGTGGCGGCGGACTGGTCGCAGGGGGAGCCGATGCGGGTGGGGTGCGGGGCGGGGGTGGCGTAG
- a CDS encoding CatB-related O-acetyltransferase: MSSAPVPADPTALHPMPGQPRVVQLKPLVTSELIEVGAYSYYDDPEHAAEFETRNVLYHYGPERLVIGKFCALGTGVRFLMNGSNHRMDGPSTFPFPTLGGSWADHFDLLTNLPDRGDTVIGNDVWIGYEAVVMPGVRIGHGAIVSSRSVVVSDVPDYGIVGGNPARLLRTRYEEADIARLLAVAWWDWPADHLTRHIRTVMSGTVAELEAAARDAG, translated from the coding sequence ATGAGTTCTGCCCCCGTCCCGGCCGACCCCACCGCCCTGCACCCGATGCCCGGCCAGCCGCGCGTGGTGCAGTTGAAGCCGCTGGTCACCTCGGAGCTGATCGAGGTGGGAGCGTACTCGTACTACGACGACCCGGAGCACGCCGCGGAGTTCGAGACCCGGAACGTGCTCTACCACTACGGGCCGGAGCGCCTGGTGATCGGGAAGTTCTGCGCGCTGGGCACGGGGGTGCGGTTCCTCATGAACGGCTCCAACCACCGGATGGACGGCCCGTCCACCTTCCCGTTCCCGACGCTCGGCGGCTCCTGGGCCGACCACTTCGACCTGCTGACGAACCTGCCCGACCGGGGCGACACGGTGATCGGCAACGACGTGTGGATCGGCTACGAGGCGGTCGTCATGCCGGGCGTCCGCATCGGGCACGGTGCGATCGTCAGCTCGCGGTCCGTGGTCGTCTCGGACGTCCCGGACTACGGCATCGTCGGCGGCAACCCGGCCCGGCTGCTCCGCACCCGTTACGAGGAGGCGGACATCGCGCGGCTGCTGGCGGTGGCCTGGTGGGACTGGCCGGCGGACCATCTGACGCGCCACATCCGTACGGTGATGTCGGGCACGGTGGCGGAGCTGGAGGCGGCGGCACGGGACGCGGGGTGA
- a CDS encoding DUF4157 domain-containing protein, which translates to MLHQLQRALGNAAVAQLVAREREEPEERGGGEDRPVQRAMAHQVLRSPGRPIQGPLRREMESRLGADFSAVRIHADPVAQRSAAEVGARAYTSGEHVVVGDGGKDKHTLAHELTHVIQQWKGPVSAPVQCVEAGTGAHKPGTHTATPAAGAVAQRKGNDPLAPDLPAEEPRAEGLMSRWKALTRTQPDPGGVVMAGVRAAVADYDSDTRRDPVHCLTKLMEIQMKIAEARTGASDAVLAFLQSARRVVDAEFDVVAHQSERDNDLPAQARGPFQAMTDTGMLWNRTEWPDSAPAFGMQGASYFRELSELNRAGMAKEIAGRGTQGWVAGVGSRLTAALNQSVLCHYTSAPRAAQMVTGGRMKSKSELLRDDPDAENNSEAYDKHGLANEGFVFFFLEVPGSPFRDTRFSNGEAARIEIRLTDSPLMSQGWLMLSDFAQRDYPTVRAKPQGPGADAE; encoded by the coding sequence GTGTTGCACCAGCTTCAGCGGGCCCTGGGCAACGCGGCGGTGGCCCAGTTGGTCGCCCGGGAGCGGGAGGAGCCGGAGGAGCGTGGCGGGGGCGAGGACCGGCCCGTGCAGCGGGCGATGGCCCATCAGGTGCTGCGGTCGCCGGGGCGGCCGATTCAGGGGCCGTTGCGGCGGGAGATGGAGAGCCGGCTCGGCGCGGACTTCTCCGCCGTACGGATTCACGCGGACCCCGTCGCCCAGCGGTCCGCCGCCGAGGTCGGGGCGCGTGCCTACACCTCGGGCGAGCACGTGGTCGTGGGGGACGGCGGGAAGGACAAGCACACCCTCGCCCACGAGCTGACCCATGTCATCCAGCAGTGGAAGGGCCCGGTCTCCGCACCCGTCCAGTGTGTAGAAGCCGGGACAGGAGCCCACAAGCCAGGGACCCACACAGCAACGCCCGCCGCCGGGGCCGTCGCCCAGCGCAAGGGGAACGATCCCCTGGCGCCGGACCTCCCCGCCGAGGAGCCCCGTGCCGAAGGGCTGATGAGCCGGTGGAAGGCGCTCACCCGCACCCAGCCGGACCCTGGCGGCGTCGTCATGGCCGGGGTGCGGGCCGCCGTGGCCGACTACGACAGCGATACGAGACGCGACCCCGTCCACTGCCTGACGAAGCTCATGGAAATCCAGATGAAGATCGCGGAAGCCCGTACGGGGGCGAGCGATGCCGTCCTGGCCTTCCTGCAAAGTGCCAGGCGAGTCGTCGATGCCGAGTTCGACGTGGTTGCGCACCAGTCCGAGCGGGACAACGACCTCCCGGCCCAGGCGCGGGGCCCGTTCCAGGCGATGACTGACACCGGCATGCTGTGGAACCGCACGGAATGGCCCGACAGCGCCCCCGCCTTCGGCATGCAGGGGGCCTCCTACTTCCGCGAGCTGTCGGAGCTGAACCGGGCGGGGATGGCCAAGGAGATCGCCGGGCGGGGCACACAGGGCTGGGTCGCCGGGGTCGGGAGCAGGCTGACGGCCGCGCTGAACCAGAGCGTGCTGTGCCACTACACGTCCGCGCCCCGGGCCGCGCAGATGGTGACCGGGGGACGGATGAAGTCGAAGAGCGAACTGCTCCGGGACGACCCGGACGCGGAGAACAACTCGGAGGCGTACGACAAGCACGGCCTGGCCAACGAGGGCTTCGTCTTCTTCTTCCTGGAGGTGCCGGGGAGCCCGTTCCGCGACACGCGTTTCAGCAACGGCGAGGCGGCCCGTATCGAGATCCGGCTGACCGACTCCCCCCTCATGAGCCAGGGCTGGCTGATGCTCAGCGACTTCGCCCAGCGCGACTACCCGACCGTGCGCGCGAAGCCCCAAGGACCCGGCGCGGACGCAGAGTAA
- a CDS encoding DUF397 domain-containing protein has protein sequence MKHQQIVTEFKKSTASQGAAQDCVEVAHTADGGRAVRDSKNPAGGFSSSGPGTGPPSSTV, from the coding sequence ATGAAGCATCAGCAGATCGTGACCGAATTCAAGAAATCGACCGCCTCACAGGGCGCTGCGCAGGACTGCGTCGAGGTCGCCCACACCGCTGACGGTGGCCGGGCCGTGCGGGACAGCAAGAACCCGGCCGGGGGCTTCAGCTCTTCGGGCCCGGGGACTGGGCCGCCTTCATCGACGGTGTGA